The Pungitius pungitius chromosome 14, fPunPun2.1, whole genome shotgun sequence genome contains the following window.
CGGGGTGTAGGCGTGAattggtgggggggtggggtagggGGGCGAAAGGCTGACCTTGAGCTTGCCTTTGTGGAAGGCAGTGACGGAGACCTGGAAGGATGAATGTCCCATGTCAACAAATACCACATTTCTTGGCCTTTCTTCCGGCGTAGGAAGGTCCTGCTTATAGATCCCGTAGGCCAAAGCCACTGTGGATCCAAAGAACAAATggaacaaaaatattaaaaacgcAAATATATAAACTTAGCGAGGGTTCCCAAAAAAATTCCCAAAGCTGGACACGCAACCATTCAAAGTAGAGTGTCACCGTGATGAAAACACCGACCTGCGGTGGTGTCATTGATGAGACGTAAGCAGTTCAGCCCCGCGACTTGACTCGCGTCAAACACCGATCGCCTTTCAGCATCGGTGAAGAAACTCGGGACCTGTAAAACACAACAGCGCAAAACTCCATGTGCATCATCGACACACTTTGAGCGTTGTGCTTGAGGGTCTTCTGAGATGTTTTTCTCACTCACAGAGATGACGCAGTCCACCACCGGCTTCTTCAGGGCGCTCTCTGATGTCTCCTTCAGCTTGGTGAGCAGCATCCCTGTGATCTGCTCCACCGTGAACACTTTGTCCTCATCCAAATAACGCACCTGTTAACACGATACAATTAGGACCCGCAGGGCCGAGTGGGGGCCACGAGGTAGGGCACACAATGAGTTGTTTGGAGActaactacaaaaaaaaaacatctgagcGTCCTGTTCACGTATCAGTATTGTGGTTGAATTTGAATACCGAAGGTGTGCAGGGACGGCGTGAGAGGGGTCAGGGTCAGAAAGaaaggggggaaagagagagtcATGCTGGAAGGTTGAGCAGTAATTCACCTTAACTCCAGCGTTTCCATTGGGCAGTTTATGTAAGCTGTAAGGCAGTTTGGGTTTTTCCGCTTGGACGAAGGGGTCATCAAACGCTCTGCCGTGGAACTTTTTGAATCCATGGACTGTATTTTTGAAGTTTGTTGTCATCTGAATTAAGAAGACACTCAGTGCAAATAGtatattttgtaaatgtgtgtatcATTAGGACAACTTTAACAATGTAACTAATCATGTCAGTGTTATGTTGCCATGGATGACCTTACTTGACTCTTGGCAGCATTTCCAATCATGCGGTTTTTGGAGGCCAAAGATACACAAGCCCTTGATGGAAGACAAGTGCATCAGCAAATTAGGTAGAGCAGAAATAATCCTGTTACCGGATGTGGCAGACTGGGAAGATCTCTAATTGACGGAATCAATATCAAATGTCGAGACATTTCAATTTAGGAATTTTCACAAGGGAGTCTGAGGAAGAACCACAAACTATAGGGCAGTGAGACAGACCAGTTCACCTTCAACTATAAGCTCATAGGAAAAAAAGACCTCCCCAACTCATATAACTGCAAACCTTCTTCTTTACTGACAGAGATAAATGTGTCTAGTCATACAAGGTTGGTGAATCCATTTTAAACTGGCTGACTGTGACCAGTCACTCCCTAATGTCCCCTTGCCACAaacagctcctcctccatcatcctcCTTTTTTCAGCTGCACATTATTTGCAGAATGCCGACTGGAGTACATCCCCGGGGCAGGATCCCTTTTATGTGTCTCCTCACATTAAAATGTCTTATTgttccatttccatttcatcTTCTATTAACAAAAAACGCTATGCACCATTAATGCCCTGCTTATTCATGGCTGGTTCTTTAGGATAAAGCCGCTATTTGGCAGGCATTTCATATCAAaccacacatttattttcctttacaGCATTCAGCTCTGACTTATGTCCTCCAGAAAACATCCTGTTTGCTTTGAGTTACTCATCTCAGTCAACTTTGGGGTGCACTGGTCACCGGGGAGACATTGCATTTTGACCTCTTTCAACCTGCTGTGATAATGATGACTTAGGATGACTTATGATGATTTATGATGAATGGATCCTTGCTGCCTCTACAGCCTCATTGCTCAGCCAGTGCGATCATTGCGTAACAGACCACTTCTTTCCACGGTGACAGTCGACGTTCATACTCACGGTGTGCATCGGTCACTGTACTCGTTGGTGATGGTTTCGATGCCACCGCTCCTGGCCACACCGATGTAACAGTTTTGGTAACCCACATCGATCCCTACCACTGACATGATGAGCGCTCTGATCTGCACCTCTGTTGTATTTTATCCTCCACAGCTGTTTCGTATAACGGTCTATTCCTAAACAAATTTTTAAAGTGTATCCTTTGCTCTGAAAAATGATGAGAAAGCTAGCTGGGGGAGTTCTAACTAAATGACAAGCTGTTTTGTAAGTCAGGCTGGTTATAGAAAACTCATTCAGAGTAGTTAATCCCAGGGGGCGATGATGTCCACGCCGGATTCTCCCTCTCGTCCGTGGTCCCTCACCCCAACCAGCGGCCGCTGGCTCCGACTGACGGGTTTTCAGAAAGCCCGCCTCCACGCGTCTGCGATTGGCTGCGTCACACCCGTTGCACCTCTGTGATTGGTGAAAACAGCCTTCGATATCAGAAAAATCTAGAAGTCCCAGGAAAGGGGACAGCGGAATACGTCACAATGGGTTGGGCCAAATGTCGCGTTATAGCGATGTTTGCCCTCAATTTAGACTGTCAAGAAAGAAGAGCATCACGTGCTTTAGGACGGATGGGTGCACATGGCAGTCATGTCTGTAAAAGTATATGGAGCTTACGAGCTGTCTGTCTCAAGGGCTTCGGGGCTTCCAGGGAAACTGGTGGGGTCAAGCCatataatgtatatttcatCTTGGGTATAATATGTAGTAACTAATACATGCAAATATGAATATCAGTAATGTGCTACAATGTACTATATAATATTCcgtattactattattattaaggTGGAACAAGTATTTTAATGGAAGTTGAGATAGAGCCAATACAACAAAATGCTGTTGTGTAGTTGCTTAacaactttctttttaaagtttagtGTAGTTTAAAGAAGAATACCATTTGAAATGTAGTGATGTAGAAGTGGATAGTAGcatgacaaaaacatttaaagtaaatgTGGTCACCTGACAAATGCACATTTGTCCACTATTGGAGTACATTCAATCAGTGGTTCATTTACTTCTGTATGAAGAACGTGTCAGAAAATAACTTATGGAGACATCTTACAGCCAATATATTTCTCAAAAGGAACAATTAAACTCAAGTTAAAGAAATTGTAACTTTCACAAATAACTTTCAGgacagatttattttattttgattacttaaaaaaaactaaaaataatgtatatacatatagcCTGTACGTTATATGTATGATTACTCACAAATAAGGTTTTGACTGGTCATCAAATGCACTGTTgatatattttatgtaaattaaATGGCTTTACAGTCAAATGGTTGTGTTGGTGCTCGTTCTTCCCTTGTATCCTCGCTAGGACACTAGTTTCCTAGATGAGGACCGAGTGGACTGAACGTCCCTCATATTCGTACTGAGCCCGAGGAAGCCGAGAACCGGAAGTGCTGTTTCAACAAGCCgagccagctagctagctagtgtTAGTCAAGTGGGTTAGCTCGGCATTTAACTAAGTAGTCAAAATGGGACTGTTCGGCAAAACATCAGATAGATCCCCAAAAGAGATGGTGAGTGCTGCCTGTTGGAGACCGGGGGTGTCTTTGAGGGGGTCTGTCTCTTCTAGGACAACAACGACTGCGCCTCTCGCTGTCCTCGCTAACGCGAGCTGTCAGTTTAACTCCGCATACTTCGTCCAATCTGTTGCTACTTCTTGCTAACCGAAACGCGGCTGTTAGTCACGTAAAACAGCGaataagcgcccccccccccgtagtagCACCCGGTGTTAACCCGCATTATTTGTACAGTTTTTAGCCGTGTACGCGTGTTGCTCTGCCCTATTAAGCGATTCGTCCATCGTATTTTGATGTCTGTACCGAGCTAGCCAGTTAGCATACAGGCTAGAACTCCGCTGTTTGTGGctcaaatgtaaacaaacagtGATTGCGTTAGATTTAGTCTATAGTACATATGACGCTATGTCAAAGAGGGTATCACACTTACTTCAACGAGCAATGTTAACTCTGGTTGTGTTGATGTATACTTTCAGGTGACTGAGTGGTCTCAAAAAATCAGAAAGGAAATGAGAGTGATTGACAGACAAATTCGAGGTAAGATACAGTCAACATTTCACACAAACCAGTGAACATCAACAGACTTTACGTTTAGAATGTTATTTCATCAATAGTGTCTCATTTTAACTATCTGAAAACTACTGGAAAATATGATCtcattattttccatttgaaTGCCAAATCAAAATAGGGGCGTAAGTAACttctaaaacacatttgaacTGACAACTGAATCATCGGCTTATTAGCCTTAAAATAGTCAAATCCATGGATTCTAGTACAACAGCATAAATTACTTCATATAGGCCGTGTCTCCTTTAGTTGGTGTATTTATTGTGTTGCATGATTTAATTATCTACTACATGTAATTACCTAATTATATGTTtttactttgtgttggttgtgaTGGCATTTgtcctttcctttttcctcaGATATtcaaagggaagaagaaaaggtgAAAAGATCCATCAAAGATGCTGCCAAAAGGGGCCAGAGGGACGTGTGTGTGGTCCTTGCAAAGGAGATGATCCAATCAAAACGAGCTGTCACAAAACTGTACGCTTCCAAAGCCCAAATGAACTCTGTGCAGCTCAGCATGAAGAATCAGCTTGGTGAGCTTTGGAGTGCTTGGACATAGGAATATTTAAAGTCATTATATCGAAAATGTTGTTTACTGTTTCATCACATActttaaatgttctgtttttaCACTGAATTATGATTGAAGGGAATGTATGTTGTATATTTCTAGCTTTAGTCCGCGTCGCTGGGTCCCTGCAGAAGAGCACAGAGGTGATGAAAGCCATGCAGAACCTTGTCAAAATCCCAGAAATCCAGGCTACCATGAGGGAACTATCAAAGGAGATGATGAAGGTCAGCAGCAGTGTCTAACACTAACTAAAATAGacacaataaagtcaagagaaCGCTGTGGCTTACTCCGACAACCCTCTGCCACTAATTCCACACAAGAAAGAGTTGCTAAGCAATGGCTTTGTGTGTACATGTTGATCTTTCAGGCTGGTATCATTGAGGAAATGCTAGAAGACACATTTGAGAGCATGGAAGacggagaggagatggaggaggcggcAGAAGAGGAAGTTGACAAAATCCTCTTTGACATCACAGCAGGTGAAGAGATTTGCTCAACTAATTCCTAATCAACGTATTCTGTTGCACGGTTTTGAACTTTAAGTTTGAATCACATTTGCATTACTCTACTAATTCCTAATACCGAATGTGCTGCTTCATGGTTCTATTTGTTCTGTTAGGTGCCCTTGGCAAAGCGCCAAGCAAAGTCACAGACGCCCTGCCTGAAATACAGCCCGCTGCAGCGGCTGCAGCTTCAGAGGACGAGTCAGAAGAGGACATTGAAGCAATGCAGTCAAGATTGGCAGCTCTGAGGAGCTAAGGTGAACTGCCACTGATCCGTCAACGGCAGTTTACTCACTCCAATAAGGACAATTCTGGTGCTGGGTTTGCAGTGCTGAACATCCTCCAAGcttcatgttattattatttcacataaTCATTTGGGATTAACTTTGTGCTACGGCAGTTAATGTCTTTAAAGGGGTTTTTTTATAGAACATTTGCTCTACTCGGATAGAagtgtttttgccttttgtctttttattatcGGGGGTTACCCTTGGTAAGTCTTTATTTTCCAAAGTCAACAGAAGGTTTTTGAAAGTGTATATAATGTAAGTATGAAAAGCCTGCTGTGCCTATAGTGGTTCATCATATCTTCTGTCCTAAGTTATGGAATGGTGATGGACGTACTTAGGTATTTATGATCCAAACAAGCGATTAAATAACTACCCTGCACTTAATACACGCCCTCGATCACTACTCGGCAGTTGGTCTATTCCGTTTTGGATACATTTTGTAAGCAACAGCTGCTCTGTTTACTGATAACTAGCCTACATGATCCGACACACTAGATGGAGGGTGGGTTTCTCCTTTTGACGGTCTGTACACTCAATATGTGTCTATTCTTTATCTGGTCATACATCTTAAGTGAAATCATATGAAAAATGCACACTGACCACCCTAACCCATTTTCTTTGCATTAACATTTATTCTGACTGATTTATTCTTACTCTTTGTATCATGATTGAGTTTCTTTTCAGCAAAGACGATGCAGAGGAAATTGAAGGGTCGGTTAGTGCAGAACCTATGTATTGTGGAAGTATTGTGAGTATAGTTTTTCTATGTGGATTGGGAaacaaataaggaaataaaCTTTTAAGATCAAAATTTGCCAAATAGAAAACTTGTTTACAACCGTTTCTGCTTTAAGGAATTACTTAAAATTATACATTTAGCCAAAACACTAAATGCTGGGTTTTATCCTACCGCAAGTTTTGTGGAAATCTGAACCTGCTGGCTTGCAATACAGTCAACACAAAACCTTTCCAGCAGATAAAGCCGACGGCACGCTGTTCATCGATTGCAGTCTAGCAAAGAACAAGTACTGGATCTATAATTCAAGTAATTCAGCTGCGTTCTTAATAATGCATTCATATGTGGAGTACTTTTTAAGAAGGCATTTCAGTTACCCTCTTTTTACCACATCATTCTCGCCTTCAACAGACACAAAAGGATTAGATTTCATTAGTTGCAGCACTCCCTCAGCAGCCTTTGTTTTACAAAACCAGGCCTCTTTCCTCTGGCCTCAGTATGTGGGAAAAGGGCTGGACAAAGGTACCAGCTCTAATGGACCGGGTGTCCCATGTAGGGCCCAGAAATTTCATTCTCATTAAGATTTGTATTATTCTGGTAAATCGAGTTTTATTGTGACATGTAGCACTAAAAGTTGGGACGTCACTTGTGTCTAGGAAATTGTGATAGCCATTCCACTAAAATGTTCTACACAGATAAACGGCAAATTTATCGGTGACGAAATGACTTTCAGCCCTACCCACCACGTGATACATATCATTAATTCAAGAGCGCGCCGTCGTGTCCAACGTAACGTATTTGCCTCCAAACCAACCAGGCGGCGCTCCCATTCACGTCACATCTGCTCACGCGCGTTAAACCGGACGCACGCCGAGCATCTGTGCAATGCAACACCGCCATCTATGGATGTGAGCTCCGTGTCGCTCGCGTGCATCGCGCCGGTGCCTGTGCGCGTCCCGAAGCCGCCGCCAGAACGCGCCTGATCGCGCCTGTCATCTGGAGGAAACCCCTCCCTGCAGAGCAGCGCGTCCCGTCGCATTTCCAGCGCAATGGTCTCCTGGATCATCTCTAGACTTGTGGTGTAAGTCCTTTTAttctcccttttcctccacGCAGATTAGCAATAAATTGTCATTACCGGGGTTCGCGAGTATTTTGAGCCGCTCGTTGACGGCCCCGTAAAGCGGCGCGCTTTGCACGCCCCCGACGATTGTCTAATATTGAATCGGAATCAGAcggcagtgtgtgcgtgtgcggagcacGCGTCCGAtcattatatttttgtttaatttttgctTGAAAAATAGTCCAAATTCAACAGGATTGTCCTCTCGCCAAGGCCCGTGTAGGACTGTAGCTCAGCAGCCTGACACCCTTTAGGTTCATCAGCTGCCTATAAGTAAATACAGACGTGATTGGCTGAATAATAATCCACTGTCATCCATGAAATGGTAATATGAGTCAAAGACGTTTTTCACTCCCAGAAAGCTAAATGTCACTGAGCAGCGAGGTGACTGGACAAAAGAAGCGAGCCTTATAATCTCTGTTGATGACCCATATTGGGGGAAAAACAATGCCAAAGGGCTTGGTCAGCCTTCTCAAGTTACAATACAAGATGTTCGTGTAATATGACATTAACGCATGTTTGCTGATATGTTCTCTTCCAGCTTTTGAATTGAAACGATTGAACATAGAGCGGCATTTAAGTTGTGGTTATTTTTACTGCTCAAAGTATGAATTGGCTCCATTGCAGAGCATGTGGAGCCCACACCAACAGCAGGCCAAAACTCAAAATAGTGAGCCAATTCAATTTAGAATATACGAGATCTTGTTACAGAGAACCGCTTGAGCCCGGGCCGGTCACAACATGGCTCTGGATCATTTTGGAGTACAATCTCAAACGAAAAATGTTTTAGTTGCGTCTCCCACGGACgagctgttttatttttagtgCCCTTGTGTTTCTTAACTCGGTTGGAGCACACTTAGGCCGGAGAGGTGCAACATGATGTGGGTGAGTAATTTGATCAGGTCGCTCTCTCAGCTGTTGCTGTAGCACTTCAACTCGGTCCCGTCTCCGCAGGGTCACGCAGCAGCGCAGGTGTCCCACGCACGAAAATACATTCGAGGAAAACACAAGGAAGCTA
Protein-coding sequences here:
- the chmp3 gene encoding charged multivesicular body protein 3; protein product: MGLFGKTSDRSPKEMVTEWSQKIRKEMRVIDRQIRDIQREEEKVKRSIKDAAKRGQRDVCVVLAKEMIQSKRAVTKLYASKAQMNSVQLSMKNQLALVRVAGSLQKSTEVMKAMQNLVKIPEIQATMRELSKEMMKAGIIEEMLEDTFESMEDGEEMEEAAEEEVDKILFDITAGALGKAPSKVTDALPEIQPAAAAAASEDESEEDIEAMQSRLAALRS